One stretch of Pseudobacteriovorax antillogorgiicola DNA includes these proteins:
- a CDS encoding glycosyltransferase family 4 protein, which yields MNIDILLPHFHGAMTGGNLYNRKLITYLRKTCQWDIREHSIPRGRIFKTRNFGSSAGILLVDSILNPLIDLDKDQRCRIAICHGPLGEALLGENLSHYDFSVFPGHSLVEDLRKHRGEIPKHQVIAPGIDHDLFHGVPLDRPRNLWVSVGSVLPEKGYHIVLEAMKSLPGPWSYHIIGNKNLCPTYADELKVRVEQLKLTTRIKFHGELDQQQVAQWLRRAGLYIAAAPYESHGIAIQEAMAVGLPIMNCAEGAPRSYLAEHHGWHVKASAPVVRRFLQEWLAERVYCDPSQSSWASRTWADVGSDWLNFLESLDGEG from the coding sequence ATGAACATTGATATATTGCTACCTCACTTTCATGGAGCCATGACAGGTGGCAACCTCTACAATCGAAAGTTAATTACGTATTTGCGCAAAACTTGTCAGTGGGATATTCGTGAGCACTCAATTCCCCGCGGTCGAATTTTCAAAACGAGGAACTTTGGCAGCTCCGCTGGCATCTTATTAGTTGATAGTATTCTGAATCCACTGATTGACCTTGATAAAGATCAGCGTTGTAGAATTGCTATCTGTCATGGTCCATTAGGGGAAGCTCTTTTAGGGGAAAACTTGTCGCATTACGACTTTTCCGTTTTTCCTGGACATTCCCTAGTTGAAGATCTTCGTAAGCACAGGGGTGAAATCCCAAAGCACCAGGTGATCGCACCAGGTATTGATCATGACTTGTTTCACGGTGTGCCTTTGGACAGGCCGCGAAACCTTTGGGTTTCAGTAGGAAGTGTATTGCCTGAGAAGGGCTATCATATTGTATTGGAGGCGATGAAGAGTCTCCCTGGGCCTTGGTCCTATCATATCATAGGCAACAAAAATCTATGTCCCACCTATGCGGACGAATTGAAAGTTCGCGTCGAACAGCTTAAACTCACAACAAGGATCAAATTTCACGGGGAGCTGGATCAGCAACAAGTTGCCCAGTGGTTAAGGAGGGCAGGCCTTTATATAGCAGCCGCTCCTTATGAATCTCATGGAATTGCAATCCAAGAAGCAATGGCGGTGGGTCTACCTATAATGAACTGCGCAGAGGGCGCGCCAAGGTCCTACTTAGCAGAGCATCATGGGTGGCATGTGAAAGCAAGCGCACCAGTGGTTCGGCGATTCCTTCAAGAATGGTTAGCGGAGCGTGTTTATTGCGATCCCTCGCAATCATCGTGGGCCTCTAGAACTTGGGCTGATGTTGGGTCTGATTGGCTAAATTTCTTAGAGTCCTTAGATGGGGAAGGGTGA
- a CDS encoding MarR family transcriptional regulator, whose amino-acid sequence MTSNEAFEKVKQGSLAHSLIKLGRLVNEQGIQNARQLFGLPKLSLAHLELFPHIDFCGTTVGEIAKRKGVSKQAVSKLVGQMIDMDILYMSDAEDDKRKKLVHFYTEGPRAIQMGFKALESVDEGLKEIIKSEEYELLLALLNQLLARFQEWDQI is encoded by the coding sequence ATGACAAGCAATGAAGCGTTTGAAAAAGTAAAACAAGGTTCCCTTGCTCATAGCCTTATTAAGCTGGGGCGGCTAGTCAACGAACAAGGAATCCAAAATGCTCGGCAATTATTTGGCCTACCAAAGCTGAGTCTCGCTCACTTAGAGCTCTTTCCGCACATCGATTTTTGCGGGACCACCGTAGGAGAAATCGCGAAGCGGAAAGGTGTTAGTAAGCAAGCAGTAAGTAAGTTGGTAGGCCAGATGATTGATATGGATATTCTATACATGTCAGATGCGGAAGATGATAAGCGGAAGAAGCTCGTTCATTTTTATACTGAAGGACCTCGGGCGATTCAAATGGGTTTCAAGGCATTGGAGTCTGTCGATGAAGGGTTGAAAGAAATCATCAAGAGCGAAGAATACGAGTTGTTGCTTGCGCTACTCAATCAGCTATTGGCCCGTTTCCAGGAGTGGGACCAAATTTAA
- a CDS encoding 6-pyruvoyl trahydropterin synthase family protein has product MYEVGIKREVICQHYLIGGDWGHENCPHSHHFVIEMILSSPNLDDHGYVADISKLNVALERLVDKYRDRLLNDLPEFDGLNPSIENFSRIIASELFEDLDRRRFSQGMIKVWEDGQSWASYRETFI; this is encoded by the coding sequence ATGTATGAAGTAGGCATCAAGCGAGAAGTTATCTGCCAGCATTATTTAATAGGCGGCGACTGGGGACACGAGAATTGTCCTCATTCCCATCACTTTGTCATTGAAATGATTCTTTCGTCACCCAATCTCGACGATCATGGCTACGTTGCGGATATTTCAAAATTGAATGTCGCACTAGAGCGCCTCGTTGATAAATATCGGGATCGACTCTTGAATGACCTTCCAGAATTTGATGGTCTCAATCCAAGCATCGAAAACTTCTCTAGAATAATAGCGTCTGAGCTATTTGAAGATCTGGATCGAAGGCGCTTCTCTCAGGGCATGATCAAAGTCTGGGAAGATGGTCAGTCCTGGGCATCCTACAGAGAGACTTTTATTTGA
- a CDS encoding lysylphosphatidylglycerol synthase domain-containing protein, with translation MRVWSRPREVRPWLEILGSIILVLSCFYFFEWSAVGTAIQETPFRAVALSLVLGLVQVLIGFERWRSVLVRSQCPHSFWPTAKVYARSHLLNHCLPGPWAGDALRTIELGKESQYRKVLKTVVVDRLSLPLSIGFLFCLTWTTHFSILVFATISLALSVLLLSFHHHLLGRAVIYSVLLNIMTSIIFILLLGGSMAVTRDFVLVLPIFLFCLAVPISFNGWGIREWAAISLFHGMGFQEEELLAGAVMLGLVSFASAVGFVLLISSMTFIMRSHEES, from the coding sequence ATGCGTGTTTGGTCTAGGCCGCGGGAGGTAAGACCTTGGCTTGAAATCCTTGGTTCTATCATTTTAGTACTGAGCTGTTTCTACTTTTTTGAATGGTCTGCCGTTGGCACAGCAATTCAGGAAACTCCCTTTCGTGCAGTTGCTTTATCACTTGTACTGGGCTTGGTTCAGGTTTTGATTGGCTTTGAGCGATGGCGAAGTGTGCTTGTTCGAAGCCAGTGTCCTCATAGTTTTTGGCCCACAGCAAAGGTCTATGCTCGCAGTCACCTCTTGAATCATTGCCTGCCTGGCCCTTGGGCAGGAGATGCCCTGCGGACTATAGAGCTGGGAAAAGAAAGTCAATACAGAAAAGTTTTAAAGACTGTTGTTGTGGACCGTCTCTCTCTACCTTTGTCAATTGGCTTTCTTTTTTGCCTAACATGGACGACTCATTTTAGTATCCTTGTATTTGCTACTATCAGTTTAGCCTTATCAGTCCTACTCCTTAGTTTTCATCATCATCTCCTAGGCCGTGCGGTGATCTATTCAGTTCTACTAAATATCATGACTTCGATTATTTTTATCTTGCTCTTAGGTGGCTCGATGGCTGTAACACGGGACTTTGTTCTCGTACTGCCGATCTTTCTCTTCTGTCTGGCTGTGCCTATTAGTTTTAATGGCTGGGGAATCCGGGAGTGGGCAGCCATATCCTTGTTCCACGGCATGGGTTTTCAAGAGGAGGAGCTACTAGCAGGAGCCGTGATGCTTGGCCTCGTTTCATTTGCTTCGGCGGTTGGTTTCGTTCTTCTCATATCTTCCATGACGTTTATAATGAGGTCCCATGAAGAATCTTAG
- a CDS encoding RibD family protein: protein MREDRETPFVTLSFAQSLDACLSAEKDQSTKISDYEADILTHQIRAIHDGILVGINTILVDDPQLNVRLVEGPSPTAVVLDPNLDTPTDSRIFKLRCKTPIICCDETVPLSKREEFQGATGANLLAGSFSEPFYLYKIMSKLKNLEIKTLMVEGGGRTIHDFLQNSLVNYFVVTLSPVFLGSQRSVRYSNFRVSLSGVIDQAQYQILGPDLIVYGRYQDHRASSEMVACP, encoded by the coding sequence TTGAGAGAAGACCGAGAGACTCCTTTTGTAACTCTCAGCTTTGCTCAATCTTTGGATGCCTGCCTATCTGCTGAAAAAGATCAATCGACAAAAATTTCAGATTATGAAGCAGACATCTTAACGCACCAGATCCGTGCCATTCACGATGGAATTCTAGTTGGCATCAATACAATATTAGTTGACGACCCTCAGCTCAATGTGCGGCTGGTCGAGGGGCCGTCCCCCACTGCGGTAGTGCTCGACCCAAACCTGGATACTCCAACTGACAGTCGAATCTTTAAACTTAGATGTAAAACGCCAATCATCTGCTGCGACGAAACTGTGCCTCTGAGTAAGAGGGAAGAGTTTCAGGGGGCAACAGGAGCGAATCTATTGGCCGGTTCATTCTCTGAGCCTTTTTATCTCTATAAGATCATGAGTAAGCTAAAAAATCTGGAGATTAAAACCTTGATGGTAGAGGGTGGAGGCCGTACAATCCATGACTTTCTCCAAAATTCATTGGTCAACTACTTTGTGGTAACCTTGAGTCCAGTGTTTCTAGGTTCGCAGCGATCTGTACGTTACAGCAACTTTAGGGTTTCCTTGTCAGGTGTAATTGATCAGGCTCAATATCAGATTCTAGGGCCAGATTTGATTGTCTATGGTAGATATCAAGATCACCGTGCATCATCAGAGATGGTAGCATGCCCATGA
- a CDS encoding response regulator, with protein sequence MKEVLVIDDDIDIMILICDILSTNNFVCQGLDSPQRALELGFDALSKFDLIFTDVKMPEVDGFEFIHHLRQMGVDAPVIAVTGLHDRGDSLLDRDDGRLRQKPNMIISKPFRFEDVLEAQHYL encoded by the coding sequence ATCATGATTTTGATCTGCGATATTTTAAGTACCAATAATTTCGTTTGCCAGGGGCTTGATAGTCCTCAGCGGGCATTGGAACTAGGATTTGATGCTCTTTCGAAGTTTGATCTCATTTTTACTGACGTAAAGATGCCCGAAGTCGATGGTTTCGAATTTATTCATCACCTTCGCCAGATGGGAGTCGACGCCCCGGTGATTGCGGTAACTGGCCTGCATGATCGCGGCGATTCATTGTTAGACCGGGATGATGGTCGCTTGCGTCAAAAGCCTAATATGATTATTAGCAAGCCATTTCGATTCGAAGATGTGTTGGAGGCACAGCACTATCTTTGA
- a CDS encoding zinc-dependent alcohol dehydrogenase, producing the protein MNQGLARQIYFPAPYQAGIRDVQLEPLEPWQARVRTLYSGVSAGSELLVYHGGLNPSLPLDKSIEGLSQESSFPCAFAYANVGEIEAVGSGLDTALLGRRVFSFTPHQDYFHARIEDWQLIPNEVPSELATLFPNLETALSIAMDAQVQVGEKVAVLGLGVLGQLTSRLLTNQWGVEIHGLDRHLNRCEISGLAKTFTSISEMDHDYHVLVELSGQAQVLQEGIEHCGTHGRIIVGSWYGDQGPGPILGTSFHRRRIDLVSSQVSEINPLFSSFLDKKKRFEIVWDILRKLDLSPLISHRIPFVEGPDTYPWLSKQAGSSLQVCFEY; encoded by the coding sequence ATGAATCAAGGGCTGGCGCGACAAATATACTTTCCTGCACCTTATCAGGCTGGTATTAGAGATGTTCAGCTAGAGCCACTAGAACCCTGGCAAGCAAGAGTCCGCACCCTTTACAGCGGTGTGAGTGCTGGCAGTGAGTTACTTGTCTATCACGGAGGCCTGAACCCAAGTTTGCCACTGGATAAAAGTATCGAAGGCCTTTCCCAGGAAAGCTCGTTTCCTTGTGCCTTTGCATATGCAAACGTCGGTGAGATTGAGGCCGTAGGTTCAGGCCTAGATACAGCCCTGCTAGGCCGCAGGGTTTTCTCATTCACTCCTCACCAAGACTATTTCCATGCAAGAATCGAAGATTGGCAACTTATCCCTAATGAGGTTCCGAGCGAGTTAGCGACGCTGTTTCCCAACCTGGAAACAGCCCTCAGCATTGCTATGGATGCTCAGGTTCAAGTTGGAGAGAAGGTTGCTGTTTTAGGTTTAGGAGTGCTAGGGCAATTGACAAGTCGACTCCTAACTAATCAATGGGGAGTTGAAATTCATGGCTTGGACCGTCATCTGAATCGTTGCGAAATATCCGGATTAGCCAAGACTTTTACCAGTATCTCTGAAATGGATCACGATTATCATGTCCTCGTGGAGCTAAGCGGACAAGCTCAAGTTCTACAGGAAGGGATCGAACACTGTGGAACCCATGGCCGCATAATCGTTGGATCTTGGTACGGTGATCAAGGGCCAGGTCCTATATTAGGTACGAGTTTTCATCGACGACGAATTGATTTAGTTAGCTCTCAGGTAAGCGAAATCAATCCCTTATTTAGTAGCTTTCTAGATAAGAAAAAGCGCTTTGAGATCGTTTGGGATATCCTTCGAAAGCTTGATTTAAGCCCTTTGATCAGCCATCGAATCCCATTTGTTGAGGGTCCAGACACCTATCCATGGCTTTCGAAGCAAGCTGGGTCGAGTTTGCAGGTTTGCTTTGAATATTGA
- a CDS encoding metallophosphoesterase family protein, producing the protein MTTKTFQIISIRCPRKLRGLNIAALLIILLGSSLGFAEIRFLATADCQFENGNQDRKQSSNETFLRMFQRLDRDPGLHGVLVAGDLTQNSRKDEFEWYLSSIASHREDVFEGLGNHDVERPSFGQRLACGLGLGSCVYPDVIAQTLDEKTRNTSLNLKQKPHYSWLWSSVQLVHLNVFPADEPAPQFPNISPQRSLSFLKKVLQDQVHDKTQQIVLVHHYGFDPFSKGAYGEEWWTESQRRAYWEVLAEYNVAAIITGHVHLSPLSNNWYIPWQRPEGLGGPDRIHTFVAGGGLKGAYLEFSIDEQQVEVLRYGIGDQLIDQKKLDLF; encoded by the coding sequence ATGACTACTAAAACATTCCAGATAATATCGATACGTTGTCCTAGAAAACTAAGAGGTTTGAACATCGCAGCACTCCTGATCATCCTGCTTGGCAGTAGCTTAGGGTTTGCGGAGATACGCTTCTTAGCCACGGCAGATTGCCAATTTGAAAATGGAAATCAGGATCGCAAGCAGTCATCTAACGAGACTTTTTTGAGAATGTTTCAGCGCTTGGATCGAGACCCGGGCCTACACGGGGTTTTGGTTGCTGGCGACCTCACTCAAAATTCTCGCAAAGACGAGTTTGAATGGTATCTAAGTAGTATTGCTAGTCATCGTGAGGACGTTTTCGAGGGCTTAGGTAATCACGATGTTGAAAGGCCGAGTTTTGGTCAACGCTTAGCCTGTGGTCTTGGTCTGGGATCTTGTGTGTACCCCGACGTTATCGCTCAAACTTTAGATGAAAAAACTCGAAATACCTCTCTGAACCTAAAACAGAAACCCCATTATAGCTGGCTATGGTCTTCTGTTCAGCTGGTTCACTTAAATGTATTTCCCGCAGATGAGCCCGCTCCACAATTTCCTAACATCTCGCCACAAAGGAGTCTTAGTTTTTTGAAAAAGGTTTTACAGGACCAAGTTCACGATAAGACTCAGCAGATAGTTTTGGTTCATCACTATGGCTTTGATCCATTTTCAAAGGGAGCCTATGGCGAGGAATGGTGGACGGAGAGCCAAAGACGTGCTTATTGGGAGGTGCTTGCAGAATACAATGTGGCTGCTATTATCACTGGGCATGTTCACCTTTCTCCATTAAGTAACAACTGGTACATTCCTTGGCAAAGGCCAGAAGGCTTGGGGGGACCTGATCGCATTCACACCTTTGTCGCTGGCGGTGGTCTTAAAGGCGCTTACCTAGAATTTTCAATTGATGAGCAGCAAGTAGAAGTGCTGCGCTACGGAATAGGCGATCAGTTGATTGATCAGAAGAAACTTGATCTTTTTTAG
- a CDS encoding CDP-alcohol phosphatidyltransferase family protein, with the protein MPTIADQSWTKLYHLGLLGLAFSAYASETLVIIWFYFFAAISILLWRFGEGSWNLANGVTLLRAAVTLAALCSSSQTLMFGLLVALLLDGLDGFIARRLRCETQVGSMFDVELDSLTVLSMTMLIAWSQEPLAAVIFLGLLRSIVVVLRFQLWPAVLQERRSSGGRLVFLLSYLVILAQVVAPSSGSTWALLSVGILLTWSFSLDLIFFMRQNRRIQIKSKQPVRT; encoded by the coding sequence ATGCCTACGATAGCGGATCAATCATGGACGAAGCTTTATCACCTGGGCCTGCTTGGTCTTGCTTTTAGCGCCTATGCCAGTGAAACCCTTGTGATCATCTGGTTCTATTTTTTTGCTGCAATATCCATTCTACTTTGGAGGTTTGGCGAGGGTAGCTGGAATCTAGCCAATGGCGTGACGCTCCTGAGGGCCGCTGTAACTCTAGCAGCGCTGTGTAGTTCGTCGCAAACACTCATGTTTGGATTGCTTGTAGCTTTACTCTTGGATGGCTTAGACGGCTTTATCGCTCGCCGCCTTCGCTGTGAGACCCAGGTCGGCAGCATGTTTGACGTTGAATTGGATTCACTTACAGTCCTTTCAATGACCATGTTGATCGCATGGAGCCAAGAACCTCTGGCTGCTGTTATCTTTCTGGGGCTTTTACGTTCCATTGTGGTTGTGCTGCGCTTTCAACTGTGGCCCGCAGTCCTTCAGGAAAGGCGTAGCAGTGGGGGGCGGCTGGTCTTCTTGTTGAGCTATCTCGTGATTCTGGCGCAAGTTGTAGCTCCCAGCTCAGGCTCAACCTGGGCACTTCTATCTGTGGGGATATTACTTACTTGGTCATTTAGTCTCGACCTGATCTTCTTTATGAGACAGAATAGAAGAATTCAAATCAAAAGTAAGCAGCCAGTGAGGACTTAA
- a CDS encoding tRNA-dihydrouridine synthase family protein, whose protein sequence is MAKPDTLYLAPLLGITDACFRQCFTKHFSGFDRAIAPFVKTLSGGRWKESKVLDLDPRFNQALPVVPQIISNNTEDFIALANHLITLGYKSINLNLGCPVPMAAGRGRGAGLLPHQDFLREFLEQIIERICVPLSIKTRIGFQEPDELEALVEMLNQLPLETVAIHPRTAKALYSGEVDLDRFDRIVNKLNQRIIYSGDITSYEDYKALKKRYPQIQDWMIGRGAVRNPYLVETIRQCGRDVFRVPFKPFYEDLFEAYLIRGFTRQQCLDKLKAIWFYQANPTLIQRSQYKLAKKTRQLDEFLNLVPLLETGQ, encoded by the coding sequence ATGGCAAAGCCTGACACCCTATATCTGGCTCCCCTTCTGGGGATCACCGATGCCTGCTTCAGACAATGCTTTACGAAGCATTTCAGTGGTTTCGATCGAGCCATTGCCCCGTTCGTCAAGACTTTATCAGGAGGGCGCTGGAAAGAGTCAAAAGTTCTGGACCTCGACCCGCGATTCAATCAAGCCTTACCTGTGGTGCCTCAGATCATTTCCAATAATACCGAAGACTTTATAGCCCTTGCCAACCACCTTATTACGCTGGGGTATAAAAGTATCAATCTCAATCTCGGTTGCCCCGTACCCATGGCTGCGGGGCGTGGCCGGGGCGCAGGACTCCTACCCCACCAGGATTTCCTTAGAGAATTTTTAGAGCAGATCATTGAAAGGATCTGCGTTCCTTTATCAATCAAAACCCGCATTGGCTTCCAGGAGCCCGATGAGCTGGAAGCTTTGGTGGAGATGCTCAATCAATTACCTCTCGAAACCGTTGCCATTCATCCTCGCACCGCTAAAGCATTATACAGCGGCGAAGTTGATCTTGATCGCTTCGATCGAATCGTCAACAAGCTCAATCAGCGGATTATTTACAGCGGTGACATCACTAGCTATGAAGACTATAAAGCCCTAAAAAAGCGATATCCACAGATTCAAGACTGGATGATTGGTCGTGGCGCTGTACGCAATCCCTACCTAGTAGAAACAATTCGCCAATGTGGTCGTGACGTCTTTAGAGTGCCATTTAAACCATTTTACGAGGATCTATTCGAAGCTTACCTGATTCGTGGTTTCACTAGACAGCAGTGCCTCGACAAACTCAAGGCCATTTGGTTCTATCAGGCGAACCCAACGTTGATTCAAAGAAGCCAGTATAAGCTGGCAAAGAAGACCAGGCAGCTGGATGAATTTTTAAATTTGGTCCCACTCCTGGAAACGGGCCAATAG
- a CDS encoding FkbM family methyltransferase: MLKYFSSQWGMFRSLAIYRWIPGRKRRLSRFYGKFIDSGDLCFDLGCHVGSRAAVWAKLGAQVVAIEPQQKFFQLLIKRFSNNRSIEVLRAAIGQQNGEASILVSDQTPTVSTLSEAWIEDVQRDRRFGKIKWNRRENVPLYTLDHLIKAYGRPAFCKIDVEGYEEEVLQGLTEPLPMVSFEYIPVTKDRAIRCIDYLSGLGDYVFNWSQTESMRFQSGRWFSRDEMVAVLKALPLKDKSGDIYACLV, encoded by the coding sequence ATGCTAAAGTACTTCAGCAGTCAGTGGGGAATGTTTCGTTCGTTAGCAATCTATCGGTGGATTCCAGGCCGTAAACGGCGACTAAGCCGATTCTATGGTAAGTTCATCGATTCGGGGGATCTTTGCTTCGATTTGGGTTGTCATGTAGGGAGCCGAGCGGCCGTCTGGGCGAAGCTCGGGGCTCAAGTAGTGGCTATCGAACCCCAACAGAAATTCTTTCAGCTTCTTATCAAACGCTTTTCTAATAACCGCTCTATCGAGGTCTTGAGGGCTGCCATTGGACAACAAAATGGAGAGGCATCCATACTAGTGAGCGACCAAACGCCAACGGTTAGTACTTTGAGTGAGGCCTGGATTGAGGATGTGCAGCGGGATCGTCGCTTCGGAAAGATCAAGTGGAATCGACGAGAAAATGTACCCCTGTATACCCTTGATCATCTTATCAAAGCTTATGGTCGGCCAGCTTTTTGTAAAATTGATGTTGAGGGCTACGAGGAAGAAGTTTTACAGGGTTTAACAGAACCACTCCCCATGGTCTCGTTCGAGTATATACCTGTAACCAAGGATCGAGCGATCCGCTGTATCGACTATCTGTCGGGGTTAGGAGACTATGTTTTTAATTGGTCTCAGACAGAGTCCATGCGATTTCAATCAGGGCGCTGGTTTAGTCGGGACGAAATGGTTGCTGTTTTAAAGGCGCTTCCTCTAAAGGATAAGTCTGGCGATATCTATGCGTGTTTGGTCTAG